In one Culex quinquefasciatus strain JHB chromosome 2, VPISU_Cqui_1.0_pri_paternal, whole genome shotgun sequence genomic region, the following are encoded:
- the LOC6041536 gene encoding locomotion-related protein Hikaru genki isoform X4 — protein MATATGEICKIEIGKCLLFVTLLTSVCFRAIRSDEAAASAPDANHPQPSAEPETSTGCPPPDLKVSRPRKHYPTTEAPFVTFETTQIYVPQDFTTADFEFVDGKKSAVAGISLDNQEAQLTHDDTPFWWEMGIQNAEARESLAAASFPGSSYKNRAKRALRRRPARRFRRSSLSDGSYGQDNALHQEQTPVIVINNVFNENDSDHSVYDNVFLNGNQLDGADGQDNEDREDRYVDKNEIGEVLEAEVEDDGRGGVAGIMARVKRKSGKTTGALSRAKGSGSDSGGSKSITRHNKQGNFDEDGSYVPPLPDSRENPDREESSEEIEESPELHQFREVSEVRFQGEVGPLGGHRLCKIQCVRGHWVGPVCAMNEHEQDENGQLKFEPLYKRCVVDHIPPHLLLSYKNVSVTLGWDLPHGHTLQARCRDLGLYKLLGETKVLCSNGLWAPKMPSCVPTTLLTNYSDDSPPSIRIKVGVGSAAYEPSGVLAVLPTSTMHLDCMYPRRRGSPEWTWTGWFRQYLTGWSAVPEEKASRYRLTIKDIQAQDSGTYTCASPRGLTNSIVIVVAVSQCAALTEPRPPLSLRLEGIKLGQRALYRCPLGYSLQGTANATCLASGNWSSPQPNCHPIQCPPLFLEDPHLSLVELNTSAWGRAVFRCAWGYRLSGPPGLECEPNGHWSGPIPRCRAIQCPQPLIPLNGRIDGTSGLNTFGQRNNRYAVGALVTFSCTEGHLLVGEASIVCTETGFWSHPPPFCKAQCPYPGDPPNGLIAPLKFHYDPGDYLTVQCRPGFVEHGVNGGPPERPRCTPEGDWSGPVPQCRSYEEI, from the exons AAACCTCCACCGGATGTCCGCCGCCGGATCTAAAGGTTTCCCGCCCGCGGAAGCATTACCCCACCACGGAGGCCCCGTTCGTAACGTTCGAAACTACGCAGATCTACGTGCCGCAGGACTTTACGACGGCAGACTTTGAGTTCGTGGACGGGAAAAAGTCCGCCGTAGCCGGTATCAGCCTGGACAACCAGGAGGCCCAACTGACGCACGATGACACACCATTCTGGTGGGAGATGGGCATCCAGAATGCCGAAGCTCGGGAATCGTTGGCCGCGGCCTCATTCCCAGGATCGTCGTACAAAAATCGAGCCAAACGAGCCCTCAGACGTCGACCGGCCCGTCGCTTCCGGCGTTCATCCCTTTCGGACGGATCGTACGGCCAGGACAACGCCCTGCACCAGGAACAAACGCCGGTGATCGTGATCAACAACGTGTTCAACGAGAACGACAGCGATCACAGCGTGTACGACAATGTCTTCCTCAACGGGAACCAGCTGGACGGTGCTGACGGGCAGGACAACGAGGACCGGGAGGATCGTTACGTGGATAAGAACGAGATCGGGGAGGTGCTGGAAGCGGAGGTCGAGGACGACGGACGTGGTGGGGTGGCGGGGATTATGGCCCGAGTCAAGCGAAAGTCGGGCAAAACGACGGGTGCGCTGAGCAGGGCCAAGGGAAGTGGCAGCGACAGCGGAGGCAGCAAGAGTATCACCAGACATAACAAGCAAG GAAACTTTGACGAGGACGGAAGCTATGTTCCTCCGCTGCCGGACTCGCGGGAGAACCCCGACCGGGAAGAGTCCAGCGAAGAGATCGAGGAAAGTCCCGAGCTGCACCAGTTCCGCGAGGTCTCCGAGGTGCGTTTCCAGGGTGAGGTGGGACCGCTCGGGGGGCATCGGCTGTGCAAGATCCAGTGCGTCCGCGGCCACTGGGTGGGACCGGTTTGTGCGATGAACGAGCACGAGCAGGACGAAAACGGCCAGCTCAAGTTCGAACCGCTGTACAAGCGCTGCGTGGTGGACCACATTCCGCCGCATCTGCTGCTGAGCTACAAGAATGTTTCGGTG ACTCTGGGCTGGGATCTTCCCCATGGACATACCTTGCAAGCGCGATGCCGCGATTTGGGACTCTACAAACTGCTGGGTGAAACGAAGGTTCTCTGCTCCAACGGACTCTGGGCTCCGAAGATGCCATCCTGCGTTCCGACTACACTGCTGACCAATTATTCTG atgatAGTCCTCCGTCAATCCGCATCAAGGTGGGCGTCGGTTCAGCGGCCTACGAGCCTTCCGGTGTGTTAGCAGTCCTTCCAACCAGTACCATGCACTTGGACTGCATGTATCCACGACGCCGAGGATCTCCCGAGTGGACCTGGACCGGGTGGTTCCGGCAATATCTAACCG gTTGGTCTGCGGTTCCAGAGGAGAAGGCCTCCCGCTACCGGCTCACCATCAAGGACATCCAGGCGCAGGACTCGGGCACGTACACGTGCGCCTCGCCACGTGGCCTCACCAACAGTATCGTGATTGTGGTGGCAG TTTCACAGTGTGCAGCTTTGACCGAGCCAAGACCACCGTTATCACTACGCCTAGAAGGCATTAAACTTGGTCAGAGGGCACTTTATCGCTGCCCACTAGGGTACTCCCTGCAAGGAACAGCGAATGCAACCTGCTTGGCTTCCG GAAATTGGTCCTCGCCGCAACCCAACTGTCATCCGATCCAGTGTCCGCCGCTTTTCCTGGAAGATCCGCACCTGAGTCTAGTTGAGCTCAACACCTCGGCCTGGGGACGTGCCGTTTTCCGCTGTGCCTGGGGATACCGCCTCAGTGGTCCGCCCGGGTTGGAGTGCGAACCGAACGGTCACTGGAGCGGACCCATCCCAAGATGTCGTG CGATCCAGTGTCCGCAGCCGTTGATTCCGCTGAACGGACGCATCGACGGAACGAGCGGGCTGAACACGTTCGGCCAGCGCAACAATCGGTACGCCGTCGGTGCGCTGGTCACCTTTAGCTGCACCGAGGGCCACCTGCTGGTGGGGGAAGCATCGATAGTGTGCACCGAAACAGGCTTCTGGTCCCATCCGCCGCCGTTCT GTAAGGCCCAGTGCCCGTACCCGGGAGATCCCCCGAATGGATTGATAGCTCCGCTCAAGTTCCACTATGACCCGGGAGACTACCTGACGGTGCAGTGCCGACCCGGCTTCGTTGAGCACGGAGTCAACGGTGGACCGCCGGAACGTCCGCGCTGTACGCCCGAAGGAGACTGGTCCGGACCGGTGCCCCAGTGTCGAAGCTACGAGGAGATCTAA
- the LOC6041536 gene encoding locomotion-related protein Hikaru genki isoform X2 yields the protein MATATGEICKIEIGKCLLFVTLLTSVCFRAIRSDEAAASAPDANHPQPSAEPETSTGCPPPDLKVSRPRKHYPTTEAPFVTFETTQIYVPQDFTTADFEFVDGKKSAVAGISLDNQEAQLTHDDTPFWWEMGIQNAEARESLAAASFPGSSYKNRAKRALRRRPARRFRRSSLSDGSYGQDNALHQEQTPVIVINNVFNENDSDHSVYDNVFLNGNQLDGADGQDNEDREDRYVDKNEIGEVLEAEVEDDGRGGVAGIMARVKRKSGKTTGALSRAKGSGSDSGGSKSITRHNKQDHPDDPEQEDRGKGGRTSEDATLQLQGLPDQGDSMVRGKRKSGKATGALSRPKGGSDSGSKSINRNSNKGNFDEDGSYVPPLPDSRENPDREESSEEIEESPELHQFREVSEVRFQGEVGPLGGHRLCKIQCVRGHWVGPVCAMNEHEQDENGQLKFEPLYKRCVVDHIPPHLLLSYKNVSVTLGWDLPHGHTLQARCRDLGLYKLLGETKVLCSNGLWAPKMPSCVPTTLLTNYSDDSPPSIRIKVGVGSAAYEPSGVLAVLPTSTMHLDCMYPRRRGSPEWTWTGWFRQYLTGWSAVPEEKASRYRLTIKDIQAQDSGTYTCASPRGLTNSIVIVVAVSQCAALTEPRPPLSLRLEGIKLGQRALYRCPLGYSLQGTANATCLASGNWSSPQPNCHPIQCPPLFLEDPHLSLVELNTSAWGRAVFRCAWGYRLSGPPGLECEPNGHWSGPIPRCRAIQCPQPLIPLNGRIDGTSGLNTFGQRNNRYAVGALVTFSCTEGHLLVGEASIVCTETGFWSHPPPFCKAQCPYPGDPPNGLIAPLKFHYDPGDYLTVQCRPGFVEHGVNGGPPERPRCTPEGDWSGPVPQCRSYEEI from the exons AAACCTCCACCGGATGTCCGCCGCCGGATCTAAAGGTTTCCCGCCCGCGGAAGCATTACCCCACCACGGAGGCCCCGTTCGTAACGTTCGAAACTACGCAGATCTACGTGCCGCAGGACTTTACGACGGCAGACTTTGAGTTCGTGGACGGGAAAAAGTCCGCCGTAGCCGGTATCAGCCTGGACAACCAGGAGGCCCAACTGACGCACGATGACACACCATTCTGGTGGGAGATGGGCATCCAGAATGCCGAAGCTCGGGAATCGTTGGCCGCGGCCTCATTCCCAGGATCGTCGTACAAAAATCGAGCCAAACGAGCCCTCAGACGTCGACCGGCCCGTCGCTTCCGGCGTTCATCCCTTTCGGACGGATCGTACGGCCAGGACAACGCCCTGCACCAGGAACAAACGCCGGTGATCGTGATCAACAACGTGTTCAACGAGAACGACAGCGATCACAGCGTGTACGACAATGTCTTCCTCAACGGGAACCAGCTGGACGGTGCTGACGGGCAGGACAACGAGGACCGGGAGGATCGTTACGTGGATAAGAACGAGATCGGGGAGGTGCTGGAAGCGGAGGTCGAGGACGACGGACGTGGTGGGGTGGCGGGGATTATGGCCCGAGTCAAGCGAAAGTCGGGCAAAACGACGGGTGCGCTGAGCAGGGCCAAGGGAAGTGGCAGCGACAGCGGAGGCAGCAAGAGTATCACCAGACATAACAAGCAAG ATCACCCGGACGACCCGGAGCAAGAGGACCGCGGCAAGGGCGGCCGTACCTCCGAGGACGCCACCCTGCAGCTGCAGGGGCTACCCGACCAGGGTGATTCCATGGTACGTGGTAAGCGTAAGTCCGGTAAGGCCACGGGTGCTCTAAGTCGTCCGAAGGGCGGTAGCGATAGTGGCAGCAAAAGTATCAATCGCAATTCCAACAAAG GAAACTTTGACGAGGACGGAAGCTATGTTCCTCCGCTGCCGGACTCGCGGGAGAACCCCGACCGGGAAGAGTCCAGCGAAGAGATCGAGGAAAGTCCCGAGCTGCACCAGTTCCGCGAGGTCTCCGAGGTGCGTTTCCAGGGTGAGGTGGGACCGCTCGGGGGGCATCGGCTGTGCAAGATCCAGTGCGTCCGCGGCCACTGGGTGGGACCGGTTTGTGCGATGAACGAGCACGAGCAGGACGAAAACGGCCAGCTCAAGTTCGAACCGCTGTACAAGCGCTGCGTGGTGGACCACATTCCGCCGCATCTGCTGCTGAGCTACAAGAATGTTTCGGTG ACTCTGGGCTGGGATCTTCCCCATGGACATACCTTGCAAGCGCGATGCCGCGATTTGGGACTCTACAAACTGCTGGGTGAAACGAAGGTTCTCTGCTCCAACGGACTCTGGGCTCCGAAGATGCCATCCTGCGTTCCGACTACACTGCTGACCAATTATTCTG atgatAGTCCTCCGTCAATCCGCATCAAGGTGGGCGTCGGTTCAGCGGCCTACGAGCCTTCCGGTGTGTTAGCAGTCCTTCCAACCAGTACCATGCACTTGGACTGCATGTATCCACGACGCCGAGGATCTCCCGAGTGGACCTGGACCGGGTGGTTCCGGCAATATCTAACCG gTTGGTCTGCGGTTCCAGAGGAGAAGGCCTCCCGCTACCGGCTCACCATCAAGGACATCCAGGCGCAGGACTCGGGCACGTACACGTGCGCCTCGCCACGTGGCCTCACCAACAGTATCGTGATTGTGGTGGCAG TTTCACAGTGTGCAGCTTTGACCGAGCCAAGACCACCGTTATCACTACGCCTAGAAGGCATTAAACTTGGTCAGAGGGCACTTTATCGCTGCCCACTAGGGTACTCCCTGCAAGGAACAGCGAATGCAACCTGCTTGGCTTCCG GAAATTGGTCCTCGCCGCAACCCAACTGTCATCCGATCCAGTGTCCGCCGCTTTTCCTGGAAGATCCGCACCTGAGTCTAGTTGAGCTCAACACCTCGGCCTGGGGACGTGCCGTTTTCCGCTGTGCCTGGGGATACCGCCTCAGTGGTCCGCCCGGGTTGGAGTGCGAACCGAACGGTCACTGGAGCGGACCCATCCCAAGATGTCGTG CGATCCAGTGTCCGCAGCCGTTGATTCCGCTGAACGGACGCATCGACGGAACGAGCGGGCTGAACACGTTCGGCCAGCGCAACAATCGGTACGCCGTCGGTGCGCTGGTCACCTTTAGCTGCACCGAGGGCCACCTGCTGGTGGGGGAAGCATCGATAGTGTGCACCGAAACAGGCTTCTGGTCCCATCCGCCGCCGTTCT GTAAGGCCCAGTGCCCGTACCCGGGAGATCCCCCGAATGGATTGATAGCTCCGCTCAAGTTCCACTATGACCCGGGAGACTACCTGACGGTGCAGTGCCGACCCGGCTTCGTTGAGCACGGAGTCAACGGTGGACCGCCGGAACGTCCGCGCTGTACGCCCGAAGGAGACTGGTCCGGACCGGTGCCCCAGTGTCGAAGCTACGAGGAGATCTAA
- the LOC6041536 gene encoding locomotion-related protein Hikaru genki isoform X3 yields the protein MATATGEICKIEIGKCLLFVTLLTSVCFRAIRSDEAAASAPDANHPQPSAEPETSTGCPPPDLKVSRPRKHYPTTEAPFVTFETTQIYVPQDFTTADFEFVDGKKSAVAGISLDNQEAQLTHDDTPFWWEMGIQNAEARESLAAASFPGSSYKNRAKRALRRRPARRFRRSSLSDGSYGQDNALHQEQTPVIVINNVFNENDSDHSVYDNVFLNGNQLDGADGQDNEDREDRYVDKNEIGEVLEAEVEDDGRGGVAGIMARVKRKSGKTTGALSRAKGSGSDSGGSKSITRHNKQEHDLDHPDDPEQEDRGKGGRTSEDATLQLQGLPDQGDSMVRGKRKSGKATGALSRPKGGSDSGSKSINRNSNKGNFDEDGSYVPPLPDSRENPDREESSEEIEESPELHQFREVSEVRFQGEVGPLGGHRLCKIQCVRGHWVGPVCAMNEHEQDENGQLKFEPLYKRCVVDHIPPHLLLSYKNVSVTLGWDLPHGHTLQARCRDLGLYKLLGETKVLCSNGLWAPKMPSCVPTTLLTNYSDDSPPSIRIKVGVGSAAYEPSGVLAVLPTSTMHLDCMYPRRRGSPEWTWTGWFRQYLTGWSAVPEEKASRYRLTIKDIQAQDSGTYTCASPRGLTNSIVIVVAVSQCAALTEPRPPLSLRLEGIKLGQRALYRCPLGYSLQGTANATCLASGNWSSPQPNCHPIQCPPLFLEDPHLSLVELNTSAWGRAVFRCAWGYRLSGPPGLECEPNGHWSGPIPRCRGKAQCPYPGDPPNGLIAPLKFHYDPGDYLTVQCRPGFVEHGVNGGPPERPRCTPEGDWSGPVPQCRSYEEI from the exons AAACCTCCACCGGATGTCCGCCGCCGGATCTAAAGGTTTCCCGCCCGCGGAAGCATTACCCCACCACGGAGGCCCCGTTCGTAACGTTCGAAACTACGCAGATCTACGTGCCGCAGGACTTTACGACGGCAGACTTTGAGTTCGTGGACGGGAAAAAGTCCGCCGTAGCCGGTATCAGCCTGGACAACCAGGAGGCCCAACTGACGCACGATGACACACCATTCTGGTGGGAGATGGGCATCCAGAATGCCGAAGCTCGGGAATCGTTGGCCGCGGCCTCATTCCCAGGATCGTCGTACAAAAATCGAGCCAAACGAGCCCTCAGACGTCGACCGGCCCGTCGCTTCCGGCGTTCATCCCTTTCGGACGGATCGTACGGCCAGGACAACGCCCTGCACCAGGAACAAACGCCGGTGATCGTGATCAACAACGTGTTCAACGAGAACGACAGCGATCACAGCGTGTACGACAATGTCTTCCTCAACGGGAACCAGCTGGACGGTGCTGACGGGCAGGACAACGAGGACCGGGAGGATCGTTACGTGGATAAGAACGAGATCGGGGAGGTGCTGGAAGCGGAGGTCGAGGACGACGGACGTGGTGGGGTGGCGGGGATTATGGCCCGAGTCAAGCGAAAGTCGGGCAAAACGACGGGTGCGCTGAGCAGGGCCAAGGGAAGTGGCAGCGACAGCGGAGGCAGCAAGAGTATCACCAGACATAACAAGCAAG AACACGATCTAGATCACCCGGACGACCCGGAGCAAGAGGACCGCGGCAAGGGCGGCCGTACCTCCGAGGACGCCACCCTGCAGCTGCAGGGGCTACCCGACCAGGGTGATTCCATGGTACGTGGTAAGCGTAAGTCCGGTAAGGCCACGGGTGCTCTAAGTCGTCCGAAGGGCGGTAGCGATAGTGGCAGCAAAAGTATCAATCGCAATTCCAACAAAG GAAACTTTGACGAGGACGGAAGCTATGTTCCTCCGCTGCCGGACTCGCGGGAGAACCCCGACCGGGAAGAGTCCAGCGAAGAGATCGAGGAAAGTCCCGAGCTGCACCAGTTCCGCGAGGTCTCCGAGGTGCGTTTCCAGGGTGAGGTGGGACCGCTCGGGGGGCATCGGCTGTGCAAGATCCAGTGCGTCCGCGGCCACTGGGTGGGACCGGTTTGTGCGATGAACGAGCACGAGCAGGACGAAAACGGCCAGCTCAAGTTCGAACCGCTGTACAAGCGCTGCGTGGTGGACCACATTCCGCCGCATCTGCTGCTGAGCTACAAGAATGTTTCGGTG ACTCTGGGCTGGGATCTTCCCCATGGACATACCTTGCAAGCGCGATGCCGCGATTTGGGACTCTACAAACTGCTGGGTGAAACGAAGGTTCTCTGCTCCAACGGACTCTGGGCTCCGAAGATGCCATCCTGCGTTCCGACTACACTGCTGACCAATTATTCTG atgatAGTCCTCCGTCAATCCGCATCAAGGTGGGCGTCGGTTCAGCGGCCTACGAGCCTTCCGGTGTGTTAGCAGTCCTTCCAACCAGTACCATGCACTTGGACTGCATGTATCCACGACGCCGAGGATCTCCCGAGTGGACCTGGACCGGGTGGTTCCGGCAATATCTAACCG gTTGGTCTGCGGTTCCAGAGGAGAAGGCCTCCCGCTACCGGCTCACCATCAAGGACATCCAGGCGCAGGACTCGGGCACGTACACGTGCGCCTCGCCACGTGGCCTCACCAACAGTATCGTGATTGTGGTGGCAG TTTCACAGTGTGCAGCTTTGACCGAGCCAAGACCACCGTTATCACTACGCCTAGAAGGCATTAAACTTGGTCAGAGGGCACTTTATCGCTGCCCACTAGGGTACTCCCTGCAAGGAACAGCGAATGCAACCTGCTTGGCTTCCG GAAATTGGTCCTCGCCGCAACCCAACTGTCATCCGATCCAGTGTCCGCCGCTTTTCCTGGAAGATCCGCACCTGAGTCTAGTTGAGCTCAACACCTCGGCCTGGGGACGTGCCGTTTTCCGCTGTGCCTGGGGATACCGCCTCAGTGGTCCGCCCGGGTTGGAGTGCGAACCGAACGGTCACTGGAGCGGACCCATCCCAAGATGTCGTG GTAAGGCCCAGTGCCCGTACCCGGGAGATCCCCCGAATGGATTGATAGCTCCGCTCAAGTTCCACTATGACCCGGGAGACTACCTGACGGTGCAGTGCCGACCCGGCTTCGTTGAGCACGGAGTCAACGGTGGACCGCCGGAACGTCCGCGCTGTACGCCCGAAGGAGACTGGTCCGGACCGGTGCCCCAGTGTCGAAGCTACGAGGAGATCTAA
- the LOC6041536 gene encoding locomotion-related protein Hikaru genki isoform X1 produces MATATGEICKIEIGKCLLFVTLLTSVCFRAIRSDEAAASAPDANHPQPSAEPETSTGCPPPDLKVSRPRKHYPTTEAPFVTFETTQIYVPQDFTTADFEFVDGKKSAVAGISLDNQEAQLTHDDTPFWWEMGIQNAEARESLAAASFPGSSYKNRAKRALRRRPARRFRRSSLSDGSYGQDNALHQEQTPVIVINNVFNENDSDHSVYDNVFLNGNQLDGADGQDNEDREDRYVDKNEIGEVLEAEVEDDGRGGVAGIMARVKRKSGKTTGALSRAKGSGSDSGGSKSITRHNKQEHDLDHPDDPEQEDRGKGGRTSEDATLQLQGLPDQGDSMVRGKRKSGKATGALSRPKGGSDSGSKSINRNSNKGNFDEDGSYVPPLPDSRENPDREESSEEIEESPELHQFREVSEVRFQGEVGPLGGHRLCKIQCVRGHWVGPVCAMNEHEQDENGQLKFEPLYKRCVVDHIPPHLLLSYKNVSVTLGWDLPHGHTLQARCRDLGLYKLLGETKVLCSNGLWAPKMPSCVPTTLLTNYSDDSPPSIRIKVGVGSAAYEPSGVLAVLPTSTMHLDCMYPRRRGSPEWTWTGWFRQYLTGWSAVPEEKASRYRLTIKDIQAQDSGTYTCASPRGLTNSIVIVVAVSQCAALTEPRPPLSLRLEGIKLGQRALYRCPLGYSLQGTANATCLASGNWSSPQPNCHPIQCPPLFLEDPHLSLVELNTSAWGRAVFRCAWGYRLSGPPGLECEPNGHWSGPIPRCRAIQCPQPLIPLNGRIDGTSGLNTFGQRNNRYAVGALVTFSCTEGHLLVGEASIVCTETGFWSHPPPFCKAQCPYPGDPPNGLIAPLKFHYDPGDYLTVQCRPGFVEHGVNGGPPERPRCTPEGDWSGPVPQCRSYEEI; encoded by the exons AAACCTCCACCGGATGTCCGCCGCCGGATCTAAAGGTTTCCCGCCCGCGGAAGCATTACCCCACCACGGAGGCCCCGTTCGTAACGTTCGAAACTACGCAGATCTACGTGCCGCAGGACTTTACGACGGCAGACTTTGAGTTCGTGGACGGGAAAAAGTCCGCCGTAGCCGGTATCAGCCTGGACAACCAGGAGGCCCAACTGACGCACGATGACACACCATTCTGGTGGGAGATGGGCATCCAGAATGCCGAAGCTCGGGAATCGTTGGCCGCGGCCTCATTCCCAGGATCGTCGTACAAAAATCGAGCCAAACGAGCCCTCAGACGTCGACCGGCCCGTCGCTTCCGGCGTTCATCCCTTTCGGACGGATCGTACGGCCAGGACAACGCCCTGCACCAGGAACAAACGCCGGTGATCGTGATCAACAACGTGTTCAACGAGAACGACAGCGATCACAGCGTGTACGACAATGTCTTCCTCAACGGGAACCAGCTGGACGGTGCTGACGGGCAGGACAACGAGGACCGGGAGGATCGTTACGTGGATAAGAACGAGATCGGGGAGGTGCTGGAAGCGGAGGTCGAGGACGACGGACGTGGTGGGGTGGCGGGGATTATGGCCCGAGTCAAGCGAAAGTCGGGCAAAACGACGGGTGCGCTGAGCAGGGCCAAGGGAAGTGGCAGCGACAGCGGAGGCAGCAAGAGTATCACCAGACATAACAAGCAAG AACACGATCTAGATCACCCGGACGACCCGGAGCAAGAGGACCGCGGCAAGGGCGGCCGTACCTCCGAGGACGCCACCCTGCAGCTGCAGGGGCTACCCGACCAGGGTGATTCCATGGTACGTGGTAAGCGTAAGTCCGGTAAGGCCACGGGTGCTCTAAGTCGTCCGAAGGGCGGTAGCGATAGTGGCAGCAAAAGTATCAATCGCAATTCCAACAAAG GAAACTTTGACGAGGACGGAAGCTATGTTCCTCCGCTGCCGGACTCGCGGGAGAACCCCGACCGGGAAGAGTCCAGCGAAGAGATCGAGGAAAGTCCCGAGCTGCACCAGTTCCGCGAGGTCTCCGAGGTGCGTTTCCAGGGTGAGGTGGGACCGCTCGGGGGGCATCGGCTGTGCAAGATCCAGTGCGTCCGCGGCCACTGGGTGGGACCGGTTTGTGCGATGAACGAGCACGAGCAGGACGAAAACGGCCAGCTCAAGTTCGAACCGCTGTACAAGCGCTGCGTGGTGGACCACATTCCGCCGCATCTGCTGCTGAGCTACAAGAATGTTTCGGTG ACTCTGGGCTGGGATCTTCCCCATGGACATACCTTGCAAGCGCGATGCCGCGATTTGGGACTCTACAAACTGCTGGGTGAAACGAAGGTTCTCTGCTCCAACGGACTCTGGGCTCCGAAGATGCCATCCTGCGTTCCGACTACACTGCTGACCAATTATTCTG atgatAGTCCTCCGTCAATCCGCATCAAGGTGGGCGTCGGTTCAGCGGCCTACGAGCCTTCCGGTGTGTTAGCAGTCCTTCCAACCAGTACCATGCACTTGGACTGCATGTATCCACGACGCCGAGGATCTCCCGAGTGGACCTGGACCGGGTGGTTCCGGCAATATCTAACCG gTTGGTCTGCGGTTCCAGAGGAGAAGGCCTCCCGCTACCGGCTCACCATCAAGGACATCCAGGCGCAGGACTCGGGCACGTACACGTGCGCCTCGCCACGTGGCCTCACCAACAGTATCGTGATTGTGGTGGCAG TTTCACAGTGTGCAGCTTTGACCGAGCCAAGACCACCGTTATCACTACGCCTAGAAGGCATTAAACTTGGTCAGAGGGCACTTTATCGCTGCCCACTAGGGTACTCCCTGCAAGGAACAGCGAATGCAACCTGCTTGGCTTCCG GAAATTGGTCCTCGCCGCAACCCAACTGTCATCCGATCCAGTGTCCGCCGCTTTTCCTGGAAGATCCGCACCTGAGTCTAGTTGAGCTCAACACCTCGGCCTGGGGACGTGCCGTTTTCCGCTGTGCCTGGGGATACCGCCTCAGTGGTCCGCCCGGGTTGGAGTGCGAACCGAACGGTCACTGGAGCGGACCCATCCCAAGATGTCGTG CGATCCAGTGTCCGCAGCCGTTGATTCCGCTGAACGGACGCATCGACGGAACGAGCGGGCTGAACACGTTCGGCCAGCGCAACAATCGGTACGCCGTCGGTGCGCTGGTCACCTTTAGCTGCACCGAGGGCCACCTGCTGGTGGGGGAAGCATCGATAGTGTGCACCGAAACAGGCTTCTGGTCCCATCCGCCGCCGTTCT GTAAGGCCCAGTGCCCGTACCCGGGAGATCCCCCGAATGGATTGATAGCTCCGCTCAAGTTCCACTATGACCCGGGAGACTACCTGACGGTGCAGTGCCGACCCGGCTTCGTTGAGCACGGAGTCAACGGTGGACCGCCGGAACGTCCGCGCTGTACGCCCGAAGGAGACTGGTCCGGACCGGTGCCCCAGTGTCGAAGCTACGAGGAGATCTAA